In Exiguobacterium acetylicum, the genomic stretch CTGCAAAAAATCATGCACGCCGGGCTGATTTCCAAGGTACGAGAGATCAAACGGATTGGCGACATCCTCAAACGACCGTTTTTTGATCAAGTTGATGACATCCATTCGGAAGCCATCGATCCCTTGAGCGATCCACCAGTTCATCATATCGTAGATCGCTTGTCTCACAGCTGGGTGCTCCCAATTTAAGTCAGGCTGTTCTTTGGCGAAGGAATGAAAATAATACTGCCCGCGTTCTTCACTCCACGTCCATGGGCTTGGCGCAAAGTACGAGCGCCAGTTGTTCGGAGGCGTCTCTTTCGTGCCATCCTGCCAGATATACCAGTCATCCTTATCGTTGATCCGCTCACATGACTGACGGAACCAGTCATGCTGGTCACTCGTATGGTTCACGACTAAATCGAGAATGACCTTTAATCCACGGGCATGAGCGGCCGTGATCAACTCCTGTAGATCTCCCATTGTTCCCGCTTTTTCCATGATCTCGTAATAATCGGCAATATCATAGCCGTTATCGACGTCTGGGGAACGATAACACGGATTCAACCACACGACATCGACACCAAGTGAAGCGATGTAATCAAGCTTGTCGATGACACCTCGTAAATCACCGATCCCATCCCCGTTCGAATCTTTAAAGCTACGCCAGTAGACTTGATAGACGACTGACTCTTTCCAGTTAGCTCGCTTCATCTTCCCACTCCTCTCCCTACTCTTTATTCCCGCTCCACTTATCTGTACCTGTTTATCCGACAATTTTTTTGAATTTCGAAAAAGTTCTTTTCTTTTGACTGAATATTCGTTATCCTTGACGACAATACCACGAAGGAGGCATTCATCCATGAAACATTTCGCTCCATCCATCGCCATTGATCGGCTTCCTGCTCCCGTCTTCGCTGAACTCGCGAACCGAATTGGTGCTGTAAAAGCAGCCGGACATGATGTCATCACACTTGGTCAAGGAACACCCGACCAGACGACGCCTGTACATATTCTCGATGCCTTAAAACAAGCCATCGACGAGCCAACGAACCTTCAATATCCACCGTTTCGTGGACATGATTTTCTAAAACAAGCCGTCGCGCGCTTTTATGCGACTGAATTCGGTGTCACGATCGATCCGGCAACGGAAGTCGCAATTCTCCTCGGCAGTAAAGCCGGCATCGTCGCCTTACCGCAGACGATCGTCAACCCTGGAGAAGGTGTCATCGTTCCGGATCCAGGATACCCGGATTACCTGTCTGGCGCAGCACTTGCTGGTGCTTACCCGATTACGCTTCCGTTGCTTGAGAAAAATAACTTCTTACCGGATTACGACTTACTTGATACGACGGACGTCGAGCGTGCCCGGATGTTGTTCCTCAACTACCCGAGTAATCCGACGGGGGCGACCGCGACGGCAGAAGCCTTCGAACAGACAGTCGCTTTCGCCGATGCCCATGATATCTGTGTCGTCCATGACTTAGCATACGGCGGCATCAGTTTCGATGGTCCGACACGGAGCTTCCTGCAGACGGAAGGGGCAAAAGACGTCGGGATCGAGCTATTCTCACTCTCAAAACGCTTTAACATGTCCGGCTTCCGGATCGCCTTTGCGATTGGTAATCCGTCCGTCATCTCAAGCATCGAAACATACCAAGAACATCTCTACGTCAGTGCCTTCACACCGATTCAGCATGCGGCGACCGTCGCTCTGACGAGTGATCAGACGTGCGTCCGCGAGTTAAGTAGCTTGTATGAAACACGACGCGATGCGTTGTTCGCAAAACTCGATGCGATTGGTTGGAGTGGTCCACGCCCAGGCGGTTCCTTCTTCGTCTGGCTTCCTGTTCCGGAAGGTTACACGTCCCAAAGCTTCACCGATCATCTACTTGACGAAGCACACGTCGCCGTGACCCCGGGATCATTCTTCGGCGAATACGGTGAAGGCTACGTCCGCATTAGTTTGATTGCTGACGTCGAACGTCTAGAAGAAGCCGTCGATCGAATCGGAACGCTCAACCTGTTCCGGACACCTGTTGCGGAATAATTCTGAAAAAACATTTGACAGATGGGAATCATTTCCGTTAAAGTAAATCCCAACAGCATAACTACTTATCGAGAGCGACCGAGGGATTAGGCCCAACGACGTCCGGCAACCACCTGTAAGGAACGGTGCCACATCCTACAGAATGATTTTCATTCTGAGAGATAAGTTACGAAATCTTACACTTTCGTCGCTTTTTTCTGGTTGCTCTGCTACTAGGAAAAAGCGACTTTTTTGTATGAGGAGATGAGCGGATGATTGAATTCAAACACATTACAAAACGGTTCGTCCGAGACCGGACCCCGATTTTTGCATTACGGGATGTCGATTTGACGATCCAAAAAGGAGAAATCTTCGGAATCATCGGTGAGTCCGGTGCCGGTAAAAGTACGTTGCTTCGCCTGATCAACGGGCTCGAGCATCCGACACAAGGAACCGTCAAGGTCGACGGTGTCTCGCTCGGCGGGATGTCAAAAGCAGATTTGCGTCAACTTCGCTTGCGGACAGGAATGATCTTTCAACATTTCCAATTGATTCAGTCGCGCAACGTCGCGGATAACATCGCTTTTGCACTCAAGGCCGCTGGCGTCAAACGTGCAGATTTCCCGGAGCGAATTCGCGAACTCGTCTCGCTCGTCGGACTTGAAGGATTTGAGACGAACTTCCCGAGTCAATTAAGCGGTGGGCAGAAACAGCGCGTCGGGATTGCCCGGGCACTCGCAAACAATCCGACCGTCTTGTTATGTGATGAAGCGACATCCGCTCTTGACCCCGTTACGACACTACAGATTCTTGAACTGCTGAAGGATTTGAATGAACGACTCGGCTTGACGATCGTCCTCATCACGCATGAGATTGATGTCGTCAAACAGATTTGCCATCGTGTCGCCGTCATGTCGCAAGGTGAAGTCGTTGAAGTCGCCTCAACCTATGACTTGTTCAGTCAAGCCAAGCATCCGGTGACGCAACATTACGTCGATACGGCACTACAAATCGAATTGCCGGAACGCATCTTGCAGGCAACTCCGGGTAAGATCATCCGCTTGCAGTTCACGGGCGAGAAGACCGGTGAGAGTACGTTATCAGAAGCGATCCGCCGTTACGATATCTCAGTTAGCATCTTGCACGGTAAGGTCGACTACATTCAAGACGTCGCCTTCGGTGTCCTGATTGTCAGCTTGACGGGATCATCCGATCAAATCGCTCCTGCCCTCGACTGGCTCGCGACGGAACTTCACGCACTCGAGGTGATTCAGGATGTGGCTTGATCGTATTCAAACGATGTTACCCGAGCTCTTGAAGGCACTCGGCGAGACGGCTTGGATGGTCGGAATTTCACTTACTTTCGCATTGGTCGTCGGGATTCCGCTCGGGATTCTCTTGTTCGTCACCGACCGCGGATTATTTTTTCAAAACCTTGCCGTCCGCCGTGTTCTTGACTTCGTCGTCAACATCGTCCGGTCCTTACCGTTCATCATCTTGCTCGTCGCCCTTATTCCATTGACGAAGTTCTTACTCGATAATACGATCGGTCCGACGGCAGCATCCGTCAGCCTTAGTGTCGCAGCGATTCCGTTTCTCGCGCGCCTTGTCGAAACATCACTCCGCGAGATTCCGCCTGGTCTGATCGAAGCAACAGAAGCATGTGGGGCGAAACCATTACGGATCATCGTCAGTGTCCTCTTACCGGAAGCACTCCCTGGCATCATTCAGGGCATCACATTAACGACGATCAGCTTAATCGGCTTCTCAGCGATGGCTGGGATCGTCGGCGGCGGTGGTGTTGGTGACCTCGCGATCCGTTTCGGTTACTATCGCTACGATAACCTCATCATGATCGTGACGATCGTCGTGCTCATCGTCATCGTTCAAAGTATTCAAGCACTTGGCAATCAACTGGCGCGAAAAACAGATAAACGCTAATCATACATACAAAGGGAGAGTGGAATCATGAAAAAACGATATGCCTTTTTAGCAACAGCCTTACTCGGCGCAGGAGTCCTCGCAGGATGTGGAGACAGCAGTGCTGATGAAAAAGACAAGACGATCAAGATTGGTGCGACGAGCGGTCCGTATAGCGACATGGTTAAACAAGCGATTCAGCCACAACTCGAGAAGAAAGGCTATAAAGTCGAAATCGTCGAGTTCAGCGATTACATCCAACCGAACATCGCCCTCGGTAGCGGGAACATCGACGCCAACTTGTTCCAACACTCGATCTACCTGAAGACGTTCTCTAAAGAAAAGAATCTCGATTTAAAAGGACTCATCACGGTTCCGACAGCACCGATGGGACTATACAGCAAGACAGCGAAGACACTTGACGACGTCAAGACAGGTGCTGAAGTCGCGACGCCGAATGATCCGACGAACCAAGCACGGGCACTGAACCTCTTGGCAGAACAAGGCTGGATTGAACTGAAGAAGGACGCTGATCCACTGACCGTTTCAGAAAAAGATATCGTCAAGAATCCGAAGAAACTCGTCATCAAACCACTTGAAGCGGCTCAACTGCCACGCGCCGTTGAAAGTGTTGATATCTCAGCCGTTCCAGGGAACTTCGCACTTGCTGCGAAATTCGACTTACTCGATGCGTTAGCGCTTGAGACGATGGACGAACAATACCGTAACCTCGTCGCTGTCCAAACGAAAGATGCGGACAAGCAAGTCGCAAAAGACTTAAAAGCAGCCGTCGAATCGGACGCTTTCAATACAGTCATCGAAAAATCATTCAAAGGTTTCAGCAAGCCTGAATGGGCAAACTGATGTAAAAAATGACCGGATTCCAAGGAGAGATCATCTCTTTGAATTCCGGTCGTTTTTGTGTTAGAACCGATACCACATCAGTTCTTCATCATGATAGGTATCATCGATTTTCAGCGCCCGCGGTTCAATCGCGTATGATTTAAAACCAAGTGATCGATACAACGCTTTAGCAGCTTCATTCGTCCGGACGACCGAGAGATGGACTTGTTCAATCACAGGATGCTGCTTTAATGTACGTAATGCCTCTTCTACGAGTTGTCGTCCGACTTGTTGTTTTCGGGCGCGTGGCGTGACGTACATCGCAAACAAATTTGCTCGATGTCGCATTTTGACCGGCTCGGAGCAGACGATAGTGACGACACCGACGAGTTCATTTTCATGAAACGCACCAAACATCATCGACTGTTCGCTTTCAAGACGAGTTGCGTACCGTTCGACGGGTCGATCTTTTTCTGCTTCATAATCAGAACCGAATGCCTCCGGATGGTTTCGTAAGGCTTCTAACCGCAGTGCTTTGTAACGAGTTGCATCTTCTGCCGTCAATTGACGTATTTTCAACTGCTCCACCCCCTGCCTGTAGTATAGTACAAACCGCCCTACGAAAAAGAGGACGACATCGAGCGATATCGTCCTCTATTCTTCTATTTAAGGTGTCCGGAAATTAATCGTGAAGTACGGTGCGTTGTCTCGGAATGCTACACCGACATCCGCCTGCTTAAAGTCTTTTTGAAGGATATTATCGCGGTGTCCTTTTGAGTTCATTAAGCCCCAATGCGCCGCAAAGACGTTCGGATAGCCCATCGAGAGATTCTCACCGGCTCCCATGAACTTGATACCGCCTTGTTCCATTCGATCGAACGGGTCACGCCCTTGTGGATCCGTATGCGAGAAGAAATTATTCTTCGCCATGTTTTCGCTGTGACCACGTGTGACCGGCTTCAGTGCCGTGTACGGTGCTAACGGATTCAACTTATAGTCGGCCCGTTCCCAGTTCATCAACCGAAGCATCAGTTTCTCATCTGTCGTTCGCAACGCATTCGACGCAGTACCGTAGAAGCCCTTTTTCTTCGCTTCGACGTCTTTTGGAATCGCAAGCGTTGCTTTGACTTTATTGCCGTCATGTTGATCGAAGAAGTACGTCACGTAATTGCCTTTCTTCTCGTAGACGGCGGCATGATCCAGATTCAACATGTAGTTCGTGTTGCCTTTACGGTAGGACTTCACTGCGGTCCATCCTTTTTTCTTCAAGGAAGATTCCGTATCCTTATTCAAGACCGCGCCTTGCGTCGTCACGCCGTTCTTGAAACGATACTTCCCGTAATCCTTGCCGTCCTTCGTCAAGGCGACAAATTCCTCCGTTGATGTCCGTCTGACTTCCCAGTCATATCCCGGATACTCACTGCTATATCGATCAATCAGCTTGCCGCCACTTTTCGGATAATCGGCTTCTGCTTGTTCCATTGGAATGTTTTCGTAGCCGAAAAAGGCTACTGCTGCTACTCCGATGATTAGCCATTTTTTCATGTCCTCGTTTCGCCTCCTTCTACTTCATTACCTTTATTTTAAAAGAAAATCATTCCATCGAACAGTCATCGGCTCTCATTTGTCTAAATCACATCTTTCGTCCATAAATCCGACACATTTCGTGAGAACGCTCCCATTTCAAAAAAGCTTTTGTTTAAACGATTCTTAAAAGTATTTAATATACATTCTAAATGATTTTCCCCTTTTATTAAAATGTGTGAACATTCTTTTATTTCATTCTAAACGATTTTTGATTGCTCTCCGATTCTCGACTCGGTATCATTAGAATTCGTAAGCCAAACTTTCAATGCTTTTCCAAATAACATAATGATATGAAGGAGTTGACCTATGGTTTTACTGTATTTCATTTATGAATCCATTGCTTTTTTACCGATTCAACAATACTTATTTTCCGGCTGGATGATTCTTGTCGCGTTGACCGTATCGTTTAGCTTGGCTAATGCACATGAAGATGTTCGGCTGAATCAACGGCTCGGTTTTGAGTTGCTCGTACCTGGATCAGGTATGCTGCTCTCTAAGAAATTCATCCCTGGTCTTGCTATCATCCTGTTCTTAATCATCATCCACTTCACGTATATGTTCCGTGCCATCCCTCTACCGATTGCTTTAATTGCGACGCTTTCCATCAGCACACTCTCACTTCTTTCACTTTTTATCCCAGCACGCAAAAAAGCGGACCGCTAAGTCCGCTTCAGATTGTAAACGAATGGGCTGACTCAAAAAAAGAATGACGCGTCTTTTCACACCCTTTCCTCAGGCGAGACACAAGCCAGTTTTCCCGCTCCATTCGAGCAGGAAAACGGGTCTTATTTGTCTCTGACAGCGCAAAATCGCGCTTTTTCCTGTAGGAGTGGCGTGTGACACGTCATTCTTTTTATACCGAAGGATTTGAGGAGCGTTTTGTTCACTCGACATCGCTTCCTAGGGAAAAACAAGCAAGAGCGACCCTGCAGCGAAGCGAAGCGGCGCGATGCTTGTCCCAGGAAAACGATGCGAGAAGAACAAAAAAGCGCAATCCTTCTCGTTAGAGAAAAATTGCACTTTGTCTTCAGTCTCAAGCGGACCGCTAAGTCCGCTTTTTAATTTCATTGATATTTTGTTGTTTCTTTCAACTTATACTTGTTCGATAATTCAAGCCAGATTGTTTTGTCTTTTTTGACTTTCACTTGAATGTACGGACGTCCTTGCGAAACACGGAGGGCAAGTAATTCGCCTTGTTGATCCTTATGCGTTTCACTTGCTTTTAACCAGTGACGACCTAATTTACGCTCAATGAAGATATGCTTCCCTTTTTGAACAGCACGCCAGATGCCGACTTCTGCTTTTCCTTTGACCGGTACGGCCGTCTCTGCACCTTGAATCGAGATAATCGCTGGATCGTGATCACTCGCGCTACCATCTGCTTCCATATACTCTGAGTTGATGTTGACGATATCTGAAGACGTGTAACGTTTTAAGTTGTTCGAGATTAAGATATGGTCGAGTACTTGGGCATTTCCGTTATAGACGTACGAGTAGCGCTCAGACTCAGGAAGATCATCGACCGTGTTCCAGAGATTTTTCCCTTTCAGGATATCAAGTGTTTCTGAGAACTGGAAGTCGTTCAAGTCACCGAGAACGACGACGTTCGAGTCTTTGACTTCCGTTTTCAATTCAGAGACGAAATCTTGGACGATGTTCGCAATCGCATGACGCTGGACTTCACTCTTACGTACAACCGGTTGGTTCTTACCGAAGTCAGCTCCGTCGCCACCTTTTGAGTTGAAGTGGTTGACGATGACATGGTACGAATCACCATTGAAGAGGAATTCCGCGACGAGCGGTTTCCGTGAACTCGCGAAGTTCGGATCCGTCGGCTGAATGCGACCTGGGTTTTTCGTCAGCTTGCCGTTCTCAACTGCCACGGCTTCTGTTGCACCACCTTTTTCACCTGGTGCGAGTGATACACGTGCTGGATTGTAGAGGAATCCGACACGGATATTTCCGCCCGGCTGTCCGCCGTCCTTCTTGTCTTCTGGTGCGATGTCCGTATAGGCATAGCGGACACCCGTTTTCGCTTCGATCGCCGCGATCAATGTCTCGAATGATTTCGAAGCATCGACTGTACCGCTATCCGTTGCGCCATCGTTATCCTGCATCTCTGTCAAACCGACGATGTCCGGTGTCTTCAAGAACGTTGCAATTCCTTCTGAGACGCGATCGACTTTTCCTTCGTCTGCTGTTGAAGCAAAGTTCTCGACGTTGTACGAAGCAACAGTCAAACGTGATTTACCTGTTTCGATGTTTGTTGGTTGACGATCTGCTTCACGCGCGATGAGTGGTGGAAGATCCGCTGCTTTTGAAAGGACTTTATACGCCGAATAGTTATAGCTCATGACACCTTCAATCGTACCGTCGAATGTATCACCAGCTTTTGCACGGTACGACGAGCTTCCCATCTCGACGAAGAGACGCTCCGGATTGACATTATCCTTCGTCAGGATCGGTGTTCCACGTTTCGTGTAGACCTTATCCGCTGTCTGCGTCCGAACTGGAATCGTCCGGTTCGCTTGTGGTCCTGTGACGATCGCGTTCGGTAAAGCGACACGCATACCTTCTAAGCTTTCGTATAAGTCGATTGCATCTTCTTCTGGATCAAACTGAGCAAACGAATCGTTGTCGACGACTTGTGTTGGAATCAAGACGCCTTCATCGCCAAGAACGATGCTTGCTGGTAATCCTTCGTTGAGTGCACCCTTCACGAGATTGACCGTACTGATTTCCGTGACCGCTAAGTCTGTATCGAACTTATCGCTGTAGCCGCCAAGCAACCACTCTTTGACATATCCTGTCGTCGCGACTTTTTGTCCAACGGCAGCACCGTGGTTTTTCGCATAGACGAGAATCCCTTCCGATGTCCGGCTGTCGTTATCCGGATTCGGATCCTGCATGTAGAAGTTGTTCGCATCGACGACGTACGTGACGACACCTGTCGTCCGGACAAGTTGATCTGCGTAAGGCGACGTATGCGCAACGCCTTGGATGTTGCTAATTTTCGTGATCGGTGGTGCGATATAGTACTTGAATGTCGAAACAGCTGACGTTTTACCGTCCTTGACGGCAACTGCTTGAATCGTCACTTCATCGTTGATCGTGATCGGTGACGTATACACCGGACTGTCGACAGTCGGTGTCGTGCCGTCGACTGTATAATGGATCGTTCCTTCACCTGATAATGTCACTTGATCTCCACGTTCGACTTCACCGACCGGAGAAGCTGTAGGTGCTGCAAGAACGTCGCCCGCTTCTGTCTGATGACTGCCGAGATTCGTCAGTGTATCGACCGGGAAGCTCGTCCACTGTGATGGTTCGTACGTTTTAGCACCAGACGTGACGCCCGCATTTCGCACGAGTGTCGTATCTTTTGCGAAATCCGTTGATGAACCGAGTGGTCCGATGATATCAAGAACGACATCGCCCTTTTTCAGTGCGATGGGATCATTCCCGTTGAAGTTCAATGATCCCGTCGTCAATTGTGCTTTTGCTTTGATGTCCGCATTCGCACTCGAGTTCGCGATGACGAACGTCTTCCCTGGATCCACTTTCCCCGATAGTGTGATTTTCGCTTCTGACGGTCCACCGTTCGTATATTGAACGAGGGTATAGTCCGCTAAATCAATGATTTGCCCCGACCCATTGTACAGCTCGATTGCCTTGTTGTTACTTGTTCCTTCTATGTATTCAGACAAGATGACGCCTTCGCCTTCTGCCCCGACAAGACCCGCTTGTGGAAGGATTCCTGCTGTTAACACTCCGGCCAATGCCCACTTTCCAAACGTACTGCCGTATTTCATGATGAGACCCCCTATTGAATTTTCTGACACTTCTTCATAATATCAGATTATATTCTTAATAGTGTATATTTTTCGTAAAAAAAGATACCATCCTTCGTAAATGAAAGAAATGGTATCGCTTACAACATTTTATTGTTCGTCTTTGTGACTTTCGTACCATTTTTCAGCTTGCGATGTCGCGATCGGAATGGCGCGTCCCTCTTCATATCCGTCTTTTAATAACGCGTTCGCGATCTCAATCGCTTTCTTTCGAAGTGGCGGATCAAAGTTCTTGAATGACTCCGGGTAGTCGTTCTCATTCCATGGCATGTCGTCACCCCCCTTCTTTCAGCATTACCCGAAAAAAGGCACAAAAAAAACGCCTCATCAGCGTGTCGTTGTTTTTGGTTGTCATGAGAATCGAGGATTACAGGTGATCAAAACACCTGAAACGACGAAAGCCCTACCTCTCTTTCGTTGTTACGGCTCCTTGGCCGCGCCAGCTGAATCAAGCATTTTAGCAAGAATCGTGATGCGTCTGCAACGGACGCATGATACTGGGATTTTTAGAAATAGCTCGGGAATGAGCGGAAAAGTATCGATTGGAAGGTTTATCTTGCTGGGTCAACTTCTCCTCGTAGTATGAAGAAGGACAAAATAAAAGCGATGACTTATGTCTGACTCATTTGTCAGTAGCGGTCTAAAAATCCTGACCTGTCGATTTAATTGTATGATATGGATTGAAGATTCTCACATGAGTGATCATCCCCGATTCATGACTTATATTAATTTATCACACTTTCCTTTACAAAGTCAATCTTTCTTTTTTAAAATCGTTTTTTCCTGTCTTAGAATTGGAGTTGCACCTGCCGTAAAAGCCGAGTATCGTGAAGAGGACTCATTACTATAGAAGAAACGAGGGAAATCCATCATGTCGAATCGACTAATCCATGAAACGAGTCCCTACCTATTGCAACACGCTCATCAGCCTGTCGATTGGTACCCGTGGGGCGAAGACGCCTTCACTGCCGCTCGGGAAAGCGGAAAGCCGATCTTTTTATCAATTGGTTATTCGACGTGCCATTGGTGCCATGTGCTGTCTCACGAAAGCTTCGAGGATGAAGAAACGGCACGCCTCTTGAACGAACGCTACATCGCAATCAAGGTCGACCGGGAAGAACGTCCTGACATTGACCACTTATATATGACGGCGGCTCAAGTCATGAACGGACAAGGCGGCTGGCCACTGAGTGTCTTCATGACAGCGGACCAGCAACCGTTTTATATCGGTACGTATTTTCCGAAGACGCCTCAGTTCAACCGCCCGAGTTTTCGTCAGGTGACACTTCAGCTCAGCGAGCAATTCCGCCGTTCACCAGAGAAAATCGCACAAGTCGGTCAGAACATGTCGCAGACGCTTCGCGACGTATTGCAGCCTGCGAATTCTACCCATACTTGGGATGAATCAATCATTCACGAGACCTTCGATCAGGCGATGCGACAATTTGACCGTCAACACGGTGGATTCGGCGAGGCACCGAAGTTTCCGTCGCCTGCCCTACT encodes the following:
- a CDS encoding aminotransferase class I/II-fold pyridoxal phosphate-dependent enzyme; translated protein: MKHFAPSIAIDRLPAPVFAELANRIGAVKAAGHDVITLGQGTPDQTTPVHILDALKQAIDEPTNLQYPPFRGHDFLKQAVARFYATEFGVTIDPATEVAILLGSKAGIVALPQTIVNPGEGVIVPDPGYPDYLSGAALAGAYPITLPLLEKNNFLPDYDLLDTTDVERARMLFLNYPSNPTGATATAEAFEQTVAFADAHDICVVHDLAYGGISFDGPTRSFLQTEGAKDVGIELFSLSKRFNMSGFRIAFAIGNPSVISSIETYQEHLYVSAFTPIQHAATVALTSDQTCVRELSSLYETRRDALFAKLDAIGWSGPRPGGSFFVWLPVPEGYTSQSFTDHLLDEAHVAVTPGSFFGEYGEGYVRISLIADVERLEEAVDRIGTLNLFRTPVAE
- a CDS encoding methionine ABC transporter ATP-binding protein, with the protein product MIEFKHITKRFVRDRTPIFALRDVDLTIQKGEIFGIIGESGAGKSTLLRLINGLEHPTQGTVKVDGVSLGGMSKADLRQLRLRTGMIFQHFQLIQSRNVADNIAFALKAAGVKRADFPERIRELVSLVGLEGFETNFPSQLSGGQKQRVGIARALANNPTVLLCDEATSALDPVTTLQILELLKDLNERLGLTIVLITHEIDVVKQICHRVAVMSQGEVVEVASTYDLFSQAKHPVTQHYVDTALQIELPERILQATPGKIIRLQFTGEKTGESTLSEAIRRYDISVSILHGKVDYIQDVAFGVLIVSLTGSSDQIAPALDWLATELHALEVIQDVA
- a CDS encoding methionine ABC transporter permease: MWLDRIQTMLPELLKALGETAWMVGISLTFALVVGIPLGILLFVTDRGLFFQNLAVRRVLDFVVNIVRSLPFIILLVALIPLTKFLLDNTIGPTAASVSLSVAAIPFLARLVETSLREIPPGLIEATEACGAKPLRIIVSVLLPEALPGIIQGITLTTISLIGFSAMAGIVGGGGVGDLAIRFGYYRYDNLIMIVTIVVLIVIVQSIQALGNQLARKTDKR
- a CDS encoding MetQ/NlpA family ABC transporter substrate-binding protein, which produces MKKRYAFLATALLGAGVLAGCGDSSADEKDKTIKIGATSGPYSDMVKQAIQPQLEKKGYKVEIVEFSDYIQPNIALGSGNIDANLFQHSIYLKTFSKEKNLDLKGLITVPTAPMGLYSKTAKTLDDVKTGAEVATPNDPTNQARALNLLAEQGWIELKKDADPLTVSEKDIVKNPKKLVIKPLEAAQLPRAVESVDISAVPGNFALAAKFDLLDALALETMDEQYRNLVAVQTKDADKQVAKDLKAAVESDAFNTVIEKSFKGFSKPEWAN
- a CDS encoding GNAT family N-acetyltransferase, which codes for MKIRQLTAEDATRYKALRLEALRNHPEAFGSDYEAEKDRPVERYATRLESEQSMMFGAFHENELVGVVTIVCSEPVKMRHRANLFAMYVTPRARKQQVGRQLVEEALRTLKQHPVIEQVHLSVVRTNEAAKALYRSLGFKSYAIEPRALKIDDTYHDEELMWYRF
- a CDS encoding CAP domain-containing protein, translating into MKKWLIIGVAAVAFFGYENIPMEQAEADYPKSGGKLIDRYSSEYPGYDWEVRRTSTEEFVALTKDGKDYGKYRFKNGVTTQGAVLNKDTESSLKKKGWTAVKSYRKGNTNYMLNLDHAAVYEKKGNYVTYFFDQHDGNKVKATLAIPKDVEAKKKGFYGTASNALRTTDEKLMLRLMNWERADYKLNPLAPYTALKPVTRGHSENMAKNNFFSHTDPQGRDPFDRMEQGGIKFMGAGENLSMGYPNVFAAHWGLMNSKGHRDNILQKDFKQADVGVAFRDNAPYFTINFRTP
- a CDS encoding FN3 associated domain-containing protein; the protein is MKYGSTFGKWALAGVLTAGILPQAGLVGAEGEGVILSEYIEGTSNNKAIELYNGSGQIIDLADYTLVQYTNGGPSEAKITLSGKVDPGKTFVIANSSANADIKAKAQLTTGSLNFNGNDPIALKKGDVVLDIIGPLGSSTDFAKDTTLVRNAGVTSGAKTYEPSQWTSFPVDTLTNLGSHQTEAGDVLAAPTASPVGEVERGDQVTLSGEGTIHYTVDGTTPTVDSPVYTSPITINDEVTIQAVAVKDGKTSAVSTFKYYIAPPITKISNIQGVAHTSPYADQLVRTTGVVTYVVDANNFYMQDPNPDNDSRTSEGILVYAKNHGAAVGQKVATTGYVKEWLLGGYSDKFDTDLAVTEISTVNLVKGALNEGLPASIVLGDEGVLIPTQVVDNDSFAQFDPEEDAIDLYESLEGMRVALPNAIVTGPQANRTIPVRTQTADKVYTKRGTPILTKDNVNPERLFVEMGSSSYRAKAGDTFDGTIEGVMSYNYSAYKVLSKAADLPPLIAREADRQPTNIETGKSRLTVASYNVENFASTADEGKVDRVSEGIATFLKTPDIVGLTEMQDNDGATDSGTVDASKSFETLIAAIEAKTGVRYAYTDIAPEDKKDGGQPGGNIRVGFLYNPARVSLAPGEKGGATEAVAVENGKLTKNPGRIQPTDPNFASSRKPLVAEFLFNGDSYHVIVNHFNSKGGDGADFGKNQPVVRKSEVQRHAIANIVQDFVSELKTEVKDSNVVVLGDLNDFQFSETLDILKGKNLWNTVDDLPESERYSYVYNGNAQVLDHILISNNLKRYTSSDIVNINSEYMEADGSASDHDPAIISIQGAETAVPVKGKAEVGIWRAVQKGKHIFIERKLGRHWLKASETHKDQQGELLALRVSQGRPYIQVKVKKDKTIWLELSNKYKLKETTKYQ